GCGGGTTGTTCGACAGCAAGAACGCACGCATCACGTCCCGGCCGTGGCGGTCGATGGCCTCGTGGGGGTCGACCAGAATGTCCTTGGACTTGGACATTGCGCGGCCGTCGGGCATGAGCGCGTGGCCGTGCATGAGGACCTCTTCATAGGGAATGTCGCCGAGTGCGGCGGTGCCCATGCCGAGCTGGGACCAGAACCAGCCGCGGGTCTGGTCGTGGGCTTCGAGGATGAAGTCTGCGGGCCAGAGGTCGTCGAACTGGCTGTCGTCCGAGGGGTAGTTCAGGGTTCCCCAGGAGGCGACCGAAGAGTCGAGCCAGACGTCGAACACGTCGGGCACGCGAGTGTAGGTGGTGCCGTCCTCGGTGATCGTGAGGTCGTCGACGGTGTCCTTGTGCAGGTCGACCGTATCGACGTCGATATCCTGATCGACGCGGTCGACGAGTTCCTCGCGCTCGCCGATGACGATCATGTCTTCATCATCATCACGGTCCTCTGGCGTCCAGACGGGCAGCGGAATACCCCAGTAGCGCTGTCGGGAGACGTTCCAGTCGGGTGCCTCCTCGACGAAGTCGCGGAAGCGGTTGTCTCGCGCCCAGTCTGGGTGCCACTGGCTGTCCTCGATGTTCTCGAGGAGCTCGTCTTTCACGTCCGTGATCGTGATGAACCACTGGTCGGTAACGATCTGGATGATGCCCGTATCACACCGCCAGCAGTGACCGTAGCTGTGGGAAACCGTCTCGGAGGCGAGCAGCGCGCCGTTGTCCTCGAGATCGGCCGTGATCTCTGGGTCTGCGTCCTTGACGAACTCGCCTTCGTACTTGCCGGCCTCCTCGGTGTAGACGCCGTCGCCATCGACGGGACAGAAGATCGGGAAGCCAAGCTCCGTTCCGCGCTCGAAGTCCTCCTCACCGTGACCCGGTGCGGAGTGGACGAGACCGGTGCCGTCGCCGCCCGTGTCCACGTAGTCGGCAGCGTAGACCTCGTGGGTTCCCTCTGCGTCGACGGTGTCTGGCACTTCCTCGGCGAGTGGGTGCTCGTACGCCCAGCCGATCATCTCTTCGCCGGCGACCTCCTCGACGACCTCGTAGTCGTCGTAGCGGCCCGTCTTCAGCACGTCCTCGTGTTTGGCCTCGGCGACGTACAGCAGTTCCTCCTCGCCGTCCTTCTCGGCGCGGACGCCGACGTAGTCGCCCTCCTCGTCGACTGCGACGAAGGTGTTCGCCGGGATAGTCCACGGCGTCGTCGTCCAGATGACGATCGAGCCCTCGCGGTCGGCGAGGTCGAACTTCACGTAGATCGAGGGGTCCTCGACGTCCTCGTACTCGACCTCGTTGTTCGCGATTGCCGTCTCACAGCGCGGACACTGTGAAATCGAGCGGTGGCCTTTCTCGACTAAGCCGCGCTCTGCAGCCTTCGAGAAGCCCCACCAGGCTGCCTCCATGTACTCGGGGCTAACCGTCCGATACGGGTTCTCCCAGTCCATCCAGACGCCGAAGTCCTGGAAGTCAGACTGGAGGCCCTCGAGTTGCTCGTCTGCGTACTCCTTGCAGGCCTCGATGAAGTTCTCCTCGCCGTACTCCTCGATGTCCTTCTTGTTCTCGAAGCCGAGTTGGCCCTCGACGCGGGTTTCGATCGGGAGCCCGTGCATGTCGTAGCCCGGCCGGTCGGTGACGTCGTAGCCCTGCATCCGGTGGAAGCGGATGTAGACGTCCTTGAGGGACTTGTTCCAGGTGGTCCCCATGTGTGCCGAGCCCGACGTGTACGGCGGGCCGTCGACGAAGAAGAACGATTCACCGTCCGATCGGTGCTCGACAGTTTGCTCGTAGGCATCGACGTCGTCCCAGTAGTCGAACACCCGTTGCTCGACGGCATCGGGGTCGTACTGGTCGTCGACCTCGCTAAACCTGCTCATACCTCACGTAATTGCCTGGGATGGTAAAGAGGAATCGATATTGCAGGTCAGCCGATGGATGGCAGGGCGGTCAGCAGATAGCCAGAATCGGTCACGGTGCAGAACAGTGCAGACACAGGCCGGTGACGGCGCGGAACGATGACGCCATTGTGAGCGTGACCGCGAGAACAACGCCGGCGGTTCGACACGCCTATCGGTTAGAGATCAAACAGGTACGCAGGGATGCTTACGGCTCGCGATGCGATCGGATTGCTGTTCGACCGAGAAGTAGCGAAACTCGCCGCCGTCGTAGCAATCGGCTGGTGGATGATCTGGACAGGAGTCGGATCAACGAACTGGATCGAGTTTTCGGGTGTCGTGCGCGGACTCGACGACTTGCTCACCGTACTTGCCGTCCTCGTCGGCGTGATACTCGCGTTCGTCGGGACGCTCGCACTGGTGGTCAAACTCGTTTACGACGCAGTTGTCCTCGCTAACGCGAACTATAGTAGCCACTGCAAGTCAATGCACACCTGATCGCACGACTGCTGTGCGATCAGTGTGTAACTAGTTGCAGTTGTTACTATAGCGCAATCGATACCGTGCGTTACTGTCCTCGGACTCCACGGAGAACCTTCTGATAGCCGAGTCCGTAAACGCCCGCGTAGAGCATGATCCCGCCGATCGCGGCGAGCCACAGTGCAACCATCGTCTCCCCCGAACCGAAGTGCTGAAGACTCGCGTACTCGGCGGTGACACCAGCAACCGTGAGCGCGCCGGCAGCAACGGTATAGAACAGCATCGACAGCGACTCCGCAAGCAGTTCTGAAGCCATTGCACTGGGTAGACAGCCAAGAGAGGTAAACTTGTTCCCCCGAGAACAACAGATCGCGGCCGAAATTAGTTAGACTGCTGATCCGGCCCGCCTATAGCCATCGAGACCCGACCTCGAGACAGATCGTGCCCGCTTCCGACCCTCCCTTCCCCGACTCCCGGAACGTCATCGAACCGGACTGCCAGCGCTGTCCAGCACTCGTCGAACACCGTACCTGCATCTCGTGGGGCACCGGGCCACTCGACGCCGACGTGCTCGTCGCCGGCGAAGCACCCGGCTCCGGTAATCCCGACGCTGACAACTGGCAGGGCGGCAACTGGACCGGGAAGGCTTACACCTCCCGCCACTCCGGTCGTCGCATCCGACGCATGGTCGAGCGCATCGGCTACGGTGACGACGCCTATTACACCAACGCCGTGAAGTGCTTCCCCGCGAACGAGGAGTCACGCTCCTCGACAGAGAGCGGTGAACCCGCGAGCACGGAGACCCCGCGCACCGAGGACCTTCCAGACAACCGCGAGCCCACGCCAACAGAGCGAGCGAACTGTCGGACCCACCTCGTCACCGAAGTCGAGACACTCGAGCCAGCCGTGTTGCTCGCGACGGGGAAGCACGCGACGAAATCGGTGCTGGCAGCCGAGGAGCGAGAGCTGGGCGGCTTCATCGAGACGGTGCTCGAGCCGGTTCGCTGTGAGCAACTCGAGACGTGGCTCGTGCCGATCCTGCATCCGTCCTATCAGGACGTGTGGATCGGCCGGTTAGGGTACGAGCCGGAGGAGTACCTCACAGCGATTCGGGAGACAGTAGACGAGTGCGTTGAGCGTGGGCGTCCGTCTCGAGCGGGAGTCGACAAATGAAGTGAGCAGCGAAACAGCGGGCCAGGAGACGGAGACTGAAGTCAAGACCGAGACCGAGACCGAGGTCGAGACCAAGATCGAGTTGAGACCGAGACCGAGACCGAGACCGAGACCGGGACCAAGATCGAGTTGAGACCGAAACCAAGATCGAGATCGAAACCGCGAGTCGAGGATAGCACACAGTCGAC
The DNA window shown above is from Natrialba magadii ATCC 43099 and carries:
- a CDS encoding uracil-DNA glycosylase, producing MPASDPPFPDSRNVIEPDCQRCPALVEHRTCISWGTGPLDADVLVAGEAPGSGNPDADNWQGGNWTGKAYTSRHSGRRIRRMVERIGYGDDAYYTNAVKCFPANEESRSSTESGEPASTETPRTEDLPDNREPTPTERANCRTHLVTEVETLEPAVLLATGKHATKSVLAAEERELGGFIETVLEPVRCEQLETWLVPILHPSYQDVWIGRLGYEPEEYLTAIRETVDECVERGRPSRAGVDK
- the ileS gene encoding isoleucine--tRNA ligase, with the protein product MSRFSEVDDQYDPDAVEQRVFDYWDDVDAYEQTVEHRSDGESFFFVDGPPYTSGSAHMGTTWNKSLKDVYIRFHRMQGYDVTDRPGYDMHGLPIETRVEGQLGFENKKDIEEYGEENFIEACKEYADEQLEGLQSDFQDFGVWMDWENPYRTVSPEYMEAAWWGFSKAAERGLVEKGHRSISQCPRCETAIANNEVEYEDVEDPSIYVKFDLADREGSIVIWTTTPWTIPANTFVAVDEEGDYVGVRAEKDGEEELLYVAEAKHEDVLKTGRYDDYEVVEEVAGEEMIGWAYEHPLAEEVPDTVDAEGTHEVYAADYVDTGGDGTGLVHSAPGHGEEDFERGTELGFPIFCPVDGDGVYTEEAGKYEGEFVKDADPEITADLEDNGALLASETVSHSYGHCWRCDTGIIQIVTDQWFITITDVKDELLENIEDSQWHPDWARDNRFRDFVEEAPDWNVSRQRYWGIPLPVWTPEDRDDDEDMIVIGEREELVDRVDQDIDVDTVDLHKDTVDDLTITEDGTTYTRVPDVFDVWLDSSVASWGTLNYPSDDSQFDDLWPADFILEAHDQTRGWFWSQLGMGTAALGDIPYEEVLMHGHALMPDGRAMSKSKDILVDPHEAIDRHGRDVMRAFLLSNNPQGDDMRFSWEGMQTMENHLRTLWNVFRFPLPYMRLDEFDPQATTVEDVQADLELIDEWVLARLQSTKDEMTAHFDERRQDKALNALIDFVVEDVSRFYVQAVRERMWEEEDSASKEAAYATIYRVLRETVALLAPYAPFISEEIYGTLTGDAEHDTVHMCDWPTVDETFVDEQLEEDVAFLRAIEEAGANARQQAGRKLRWPVPRVVVAADDQRVVDAVERHTPLLEDRLNAREIELVSPDDRWGELNYSAEADMSELGPTFGDRAGQVMNALNEARIDEPTLESIAAAVEDVLESGEEITEEMVSFVTQTPEGVAGTAFGLNGDDRGVAYVDASLTDDIESEGYAREVIRRVQEMRKDLDLDVEERIALELEIEDDRVASLVDERADLIREEVRADEFGGDVVDDGHRKEWEVEGVAMEIAIESLAAPEASE